In Betta splendens chromosome 1, fBetSpl5.4, whole genome shotgun sequence, the genomic stretch GAAGTCGTCGTCTTTAGTGTCATAATTAAACGGCCTCACAATGACTTCGTCACACACTTTCTCGGTCTTTCTGTCGCTGTTTCGTTGACATTTTTCAttgcggtcaaatgagccgctttTCCGCTATAGTCgaagtgcgcgattcgtgcgatacttacggtaacagtgtcGCAGAAAAGATGCGAGAGACACAGTAACTAAAGTATCCTACCTATCCGAAATTTTACCTTTATAAAATGAGCTCCTCAATATTACTGCATTGTTTTGGAATAATCCATAAAATGAGCTCCTCAATATTACTGCATTGttttggaataatccattacttaaatatcatacagtaaacagccttaaaagctgaactttgacctttcatAAAATTTGACTTTCAAATGAGTAGAACACCGTTTCTTcacagtactacttagtacttcatggacTACTAACCACAGGAAATATCAACCCATATCACTGCACTGGAttggaataatccattactaaaaTATCCTACAGTCAGTTACGTTCATATCATTAACTGAACTTTGATCTTTAATAAAATTAGTTTTCTCAAATCAGTAGCAAAATATATTAAACTGCTTTGTAGAGCTGAGTTGAATGAAGACAATCTGGCTGTTGTTAATACATAATATACAATAAGACatactaaataaaatacaacaataaaTGACCAAGTAGAGCAGGCAAACACACCAGTGGCTGTACAGTGGAAAATATTTTCTATGAGAAGAATGTTCTGCTGAACATAAACATGCATAATCACCCATACATCTTATTTCTGCAGCAGCGCTTTAGACTTGACCGAGGGCTGCTTTAAGTACCCTCTAGTGGAGCAGTATCTAAACACCAAGCGCTTCTCCCACTGGCTGGTGGTCAAGTACCTGACATGTCGTGGTCTGACTCTGCTGATCCTCCTGCTGGCCTGCCTCTACCTTGGCTACTACATCCAGCTGGCCTCCTACATAGATGAGTTTTCCTGTGACCTGCGGACAGGATTGCTGAGGAATGACAGCACGGTGCCCTCTGCAGTCCAGTGCAAGCTTGTGGCAGTGGGTGTCTTCAGGCTGCTCAGCTACACCAACCTGGTGGTTTATGTGCTCCTTGTTCCACTGGTGCTATATGCTGCTATTGGACCTGCTCGCCAGAGCTCCAGCTTCCTCCGGCCCTATGAGATTTTACCAGGATTCGGTGCTCTAGGTGTGGTCACACCCTTCTACAATGACCTGAGTATCTACCTGCTGTTCCTGCAGGAGAACCTGAGCGAACTGAAATCTTTTAAATGCCTGCAGGTGGGTCTGGAATGATGACAAAGATTCAGTTTGGTGGTTAGAAAATAGTTAAAGTTGAGCTGTATTATCAACAGgtgcttgagctgctgcaggaagctggtGGTGAGGGGCTTGACCCCATGTGCATACTGCGAACTCTGGGTCAGATGAAGACCGATATGTTAGACAATAAGAAGAGGTGCTCAGGGAAGAACAAAGATACTAATAAGCCCGAAGAATGGTAAGAGAGGAAATGAAGTCTGCTTATTCCAACTAACAACCCTGAATTTAACCATAAACGTGTTTTTTTTCAGACCTCCCTGTGTTTTTAATGCAAAGATAAAAGGTCCTGCTCCCATGGAAAGAAATATGGTGAGAAAATCCTGGTGCATTGTCCATCGCACGTCCTCAGGTGGAAGGAGGTCTGCTTCTGACAACAGACCATGAATTTTTCGTGTTAAAagggttaaaaaaacattttaccaaGAAGCTTGTATCAAAAATACATGCTGAGTTTCTCAGGATCTGCAACGCCCTCCATTTAAAGTAAACCAATCTGCTAGTACAAGAGTCCATCAACTGAAGGAAAGATATGGTGACGTAGTAAGTTTAAAATTAACATGAATTATGCAAATCACTGGAGCCATATTATGTGAACTGTGAAGCATGTGAATTCTTGTATGCAAGTCTGCTCATAAATGACTTTATAGTGAAAGCGCATGATGAAAGTTAAACAAAGAGTTTGCTGGAGAAATGAATGTATGTAATTaatgatgaaataaataatgtaattctccatatatttgtttatatacagtatgttttgttaACATTTCATTAACAGACAGAAATACGTGAACATACAATAACGTCATTTTACGTTATAATAAAATACCGAACTTTCCTGACATCAACTgaaacagtttgactgacaggtcacactCCTGATGCTCCgtgtagcagctctatgtaTATGATTGATTAGTTCAATACGCTATTTGATTGATTAGTAATAAGCACACACGTCTAAGCACACCTTtatatcttttcaaaataaaagcaccaatccaaattattagctttaaaagcaatagttctgctttgactggttaattatgaatagttaatgagactattttaagtTCATTAATTAGCTACAAGCACTTGGTCCAAATCTCTTCAAAGCACACTTTTGCACAATTTGGAATTGATAAATATGACTAGTGaaaaagactgttttacagtttagtaactACTTAATCCTAAAAGCATCGATATATTTCATTAGTTTTATAAGCAAGATTTCTGGTTTTGGCTGAATAATTCACatagtacagtaaataaacaaatgctttcaaaataaaagcctaaaACCATTTTTTTACAATGACTGTAGCGCACCCCAGCGACTGGCAGGAAAATAGCTCCCCCTCTGTTGACTCGGCATGTAGCTCATTTAATAAGTAGCGGGACAGCAGGTTCTGCCATCTGTCCCGGTTGAGAAAGGAGAGAGGTAAACAATAACTTTAAACGTTTTAGCGTCTGTAAGGATTTTTACTATTTTTCTGCATTGCATGGCAGCTATTTTGTCAATGTAACCATAGAAACAATTCGCttttagttcattttaaaaagcgaCAAAATCTCCATCAGTTAGACAAAACCCGGCATTTCGTGCGCTCCCGTTGGTGATGGCGATCGCCCACGTAGCCACGGAGTACGTCTTCTCCGACTTTCTGTTGAAGGACCATGCGGAGGGGAAATACAAAGGGGTGCGTCTGGAGCTCGCCATAGACAAAATAGTCACGCTTCTGGCGGTGGGGCTGCCTTTGTTTCTCATCTCTCTCGCGTTTGCCCAAGAGGTGTCAGTCGGTGAGTTGTAAACACTTTGTGATCGTCCTTGGAAGAATCTGAGCTTATTATTGTCGCTGCCTTCTGCTAAAAAGCTACAAGACGCATTTGAGTCATTTGAGACGCGCAGCCATCCCATAGTTCACCATGCTATGGAATGAATCGGCGCATATTGATCGTTTTGTGACAAAACTAGATGAAGGTGTGTCACAAGTCTCCACCCTTCAGTTTCTCACGCCCAGACCGAGGGAATCAGTGCTGctgctaatgatgatgatgatgatgatgctggtgaAGCTGTAGCTTTCACATACCAACAATCTCTGTCAAGTACAGTTATCTGCAAATGAAACTGGTGCAACATGAGCGTTTTGTGAAATAAATGacttgtattgtattgtaacaAGCAACAAAGGGTAGTTCACATAAATGTACAGTTCAATCAGCAGTTCAGCAATTCTACAGTCGGTTGCGATACCATGTGCAGAAGACTGAAAGTTCTGACAGGATGGATCCATTAGAGGTCCTGACAGGACCGGAAAGACATTATGGCCAAGCTCTCTCATTGATTTCCTGTTTAATACATTAGCGTAACCACAACTAGGAAGCAGAGAGGAATAGTGGAAGGTCATTTAAACCACGGTAAGATGGAAGTGGGAGGACTTTTTCACAGCAGACATGTTGACTTGTCCAAACAAAGCAGCTTGAAGGAATTAATTTGGTCATTAACATTAaactttttctttaaattttaCTCAGTATTACATATTAGTAAGTTATGAGTGAGTTTTGGTTAAAGATATCTAAATAAAATGAATCTTGTGAGACCTGCATGCCTAAAATATTAATTAGTTTTTAGAGGTTCTAGGTCATTTGCCTGAACTCTACAAGCCAGACTGTACTTCTATTGTACTCCCATCATAATGAGGACAAATGTGGAAATCACCCTATTGAAAGCAGCTCACTAACAAATTAGAAAGGAGGACAACTGCTTATTGATGAATCACCAACATGTCATTAAGCTTTGAATACGTTTCCCTTCTTCAGGAACCCAGATCAGCTGTTTTGCTCCCTCTACCTTCTCTATGAAACAGGCAGTCTATGTAGACTCCTTTTGCTGGGCAGCGGTGCAGCAACAAGCTGCAAATTCACCACTATGGCTGCACAAGGTACATATATCTCTATCTGACTGTATTGTATTgaggcatttttattttttattattttattatatttaagtGTTCATACTAGACACTAGATACATGAGGTTCAGTCATCAGCTCAGTTTCAACTTACTGATatgcttgtttttctgttttctccgtCTCTCTTCTTACCTCAGTTCTTCCCATACATCTTGCTCTTTCTTGCAACCATCATGTACGTGCCTGCCTTGTTCTGGCGTttcactgcagctccacacCTTTCCTCTGACCTTAACTTCATCCTGGAGGAACTGGATCGCTTTTATAATCGTGGCATCAAGCTGGCAAAAAATCTAGCATCTTTAGATGGCAAAGACACACCTGAGGACACCAGGGGGTAAGCACGAGTTTGGCTTGATCCCTCTCAGACAAAATTTGCAGGGGATACGATTGTGTGATGAAGATGttcaaacaaaatgaatgtCCACTATTTAAAGTATACTGTGCACTGGAATCATTCTTTCAGTTATACTGACCATGAAGAAACAACTTGCTAAAGTCTGTTCAAATCAAGTGATGGGTGCAAACTAAAAAAAGTAGTCATTGTCTGCATAAATGTATTTGGTTTTGTACCAATGAAATTAAGTGGATATCGTTCAACATAAAACTCCTTTCAATTTAATGGCGTTTTCTGAGCAGTGCTTCTGTGTTAAGCAGTGAGGCTGATCAACAACTAaaacaataaagtaaaatataataaactgcTCCGTAGAGTCGAGTTCAGTGATGACTCTCTAGCTGTTTtgatgtaataataatacactatacgacataataaataaaatacaacaataaaTGACCAAGTAGAGCAGGCAAACACACCAGTGGTTGTGCAGTGGAAAATCTTTTCTATGAGAAGAATGTTCTGCTGAACATAAACATGCATAATCACCTATACATCTTATTTCTGCAGCAGCGCTTTAGACTTGACCGAGGGCTGCTTTAAGTACCCTCTAGTGGAGCAGTATCTAAACACCAAGCGCTTCTCCCACTGGCTGGTGGTCAAGTACCTGACATGTCGTGGTCTGACTCTGCTGATCCTCCTGCTGGCCTGCCTCTACCTTGGCTACTACATCCAGCTGGCCTCCTACATAGATGAGTTTTCCTGTGACCTGCGGACAGGATTGCTGAGGAATGACAGCACGGTGCCCTCTGCAGTCCAGTGCAAGCTTGTGGCAGTGGGTGTCTTCAGGCTGCTCAGCTACACCAACCTGGTGGTTTATGTGCTCCTTGTTCCACTGGTGCTACATGCTGCTATTGGACCTGCTCGCCAGAGCTCCAGCTTCCTCCGGCCCTATGAGATTTTACCAGGATTCGGTGCTCTAGGTGTGGTCACACCCTTCTACAATGACCTGAGTATCTACTTGCTGTTCCTGCAGGAGAACCTGAGCGAACTGAAATCTTTTAAATGTCTGCAGGTGGGTCTGGAATCATGACAAAGATTCAGTTTGGTGGTTAGAAAATAGTTAAAGTTGAGCTGTATTATCAACAGgtgcttgagctgctgcaggaggctggtGGTGAGGGGCTTGACCCCATGTGCATACTGCGAACTCTGGGTCAGGTGAAGACCGATATGTTAGACAATAAGAAGAGGTGCTCAGGGAAGAACAAAGATACTAATAAGCCCGAAGAATGGTAAGAGAGGAAATGAAGTCTGCTTATTCCAACTAACAACCCTGAATTTAAccataaatgtgtttttttcagacCTCCCTGTGTTTTTAATGCGAAGATGAATGGTCCTGCTCCCATGGAAAGAAATATGGTGAGAAAATCCTGGTGCATTGCCCATTGCACATCCTCAGGTGGAAGGAGGTCTGCTTCTGACAACAAATCTTGAATAGATCTGAATTAAAAGGgttaaaaagacatttttactAAGAAGCATGTATCAAAAATACATGCTAAGTTTCTCAGGATCTGCAACGCCCTCCGTTTAAAGTAAACCAATCTACTAGTGCTAGAGTCACTTAGATAACTGAGGGAAAGATATGGTGACAAAGTAAGTTTAAAATTAACATGAACTATGTGAATCACCGTCTGAACTGTAAAGCATGTGAATTCTTGTGTGCAAGTCTGCTTATAAATGGCTGTATAGTGTAAGTGCATAATAAAAGTTAAACAAAACAAGATTTTGCTGTAGAAATGTacgtaaatgtaaatattattgaaataaataatgaaattctccacatatttgtttatatacagtatatcttaCACTATAACATTTCAGTCAATAACAGTCAGAAAAAATAGGATAAAAAGTAGGATTAACATACATCAACCTCATTGTACAGGTAAGAACCTCATAATAAAATACTGAATAGAAATACAGATTTTTTACAGACCAAGTTCAAGTAAGATCATGGATCACTGAGGGTTTGTAGTACTGATCAGATCATTGTAGATTATGTTATAACgtgtatttattttctctgcaatttatgtaaaataaaacaaagcaataaaacaacGATTAAACAAATTTATATTAAAATCCAAAACAGGAATGATTCTAGATTTAAACCCAATGATGCATGAAAGCGTGGAAACGAGaggcttttgttgttttgtgctgtACGACCGACCAACAGCTAGAGCTGAGAGCCTTCCGATTCGGCAGCCAATGGGTCTTCGCCTTCCGAAGCCGTACGTATGTTGAATGATATGATTGGACGATTTCTAGCTACGTCATATGCATTGTCCAATGGTGTTTGAGAACCGAAGCGTCGTTTATATTTGGTTGGCGTGTGGAGCTTCGGTGTAACGAAAGGATTAGTTTGTGCAAGTCACAACACAGTTGTTGCACAATCCATAAAATCTAGCATTACTTTTAAACCCATTCTTTATCCTTACCATGTTTTAATCGCTCTTCTCGTTTCAGGTGAGTGTGCTTTTCCTTAATTGGTGTTTTGTTTGGATGATAAGATGTGGTTATATCGCTTAGCTAGCTAGCGTTTTCAAGCTAAGCATTAGCTTAGCTTGAACACTTAGCCAGGCTAAAACTTTCACTTCTCGTTTTTGCAGTGACCTACGTGATAGACGCTAACACGTAACAATTGTACCTCGTTGTTAGTATTTCCACCCGTACTATTTAATAAAGAAGTCTATCGCGCTCGAGATATAGTACTCAATCATCCCAGCTAGCATCGGCTAATGGTGACAGTTACCTGGTTTaaagtaagaaaaagaaaacctttaatagtcacACAATAGGGAAATTTCGAAAGGTGTCCGTGCTCTCGTGTTACAGCGTCCCTAATTATAAAGATCAAATATGATGTTATGATTCATTTAGGTATTTTCTTCGTACTTGCTGTGGGCAGCAGACATGGTAGAGCCAGCAACCCACAAGTTTGCATCCCTAGAAGAAGAACTGGGCTTCTGGAAGGATCAGGCGTTGAGACATCAGCAAAGGTAAAAATAAGAGGCAGTTATTTGAAGCTACTTACTATTTGTTTGTCAGCATGTGCCTTAAGTAATGTAACATTGTTTTTCGTAATCAGAGCTGAAGAGGCTCACGATGAGCTGCAAGAGTTTCAGCAGATGAGTCGAGACTATGAGGcagaactggaaactgagctgAAACAGTGTGAGCGGCGtaacaaagagctgctgctggacaacaACCGACTTTGCATGGAGCTGGAAACCATTAAGGTAGAGCACCTTGAATATAAATAGTATTGCCCCTGCAGACATGGATAGTGCTCCAGTTAGCAACATGAAGACGATGGTACAGGGCCCTCTAGAAACAtacacgcccacacacaacctacCTTTATACCATCTCACTGCTATTTCTGTCCAGTGTTCTATAGGGAAGGGAACGTTGATGAAAGACCAGAATGGTAGATTGTACTAAAGACCCCTGGGGACAAGTAGATGGAAAAAGAACATTTTGTGGGATTTCTGTTTTAGCACAAATGATTAAAATCAACACTGCCACGGCACAGCGCTGCTGGAATTGTCTACAGTATGTCAATTAGATGCTTCTTGTCTGATGGCAGGAGAAATTTGAGACCCAGCATTCTGAAGCTTTGAGACACATCTCAACCCTAGAGGACAATCTGACGGAGACCAGAGCTGTTAGAGATCACCTTCAGAAGTACATCAGAGAGCTTGAGCAGTCCAATGATGACCTGGAGAGGACCAAAAGGTCAGTCGGGAAGATCTCATGTTATCATAGTATTACATGACTTATTTTTCAAAAACCCAAGTGACTGTTTCTTTAGAGAAAATAAATGGTGTATAGTTAATAAACCAATATATTTGATGTATGATGATTTTATTGACCAACTCCTTCTGCATGTCCCAGGGCTACCATCATGTCTCTGGAGGACTTTGAGCAGCGCATGAACCATGTCATTGAGAGGAATGCTTTTCTTGAGAGCGAGCTGGATGAAAAGGAGAACCTGCTTGAGTCTGTTCAGAGACTAAAGGATGAAGCTAGAggtgtgcacacatacacagtaaattacaATTCTGTGTCTCTTTTGTCAGCATGCTGAATTGAATGTGGGCAGTGAATTATTTGTCTTGCATTAATGTCATGTTGACaaaccatttttgttttataGCTAATGTTCTAAAAGCTGCTACTTCTGTGTTTCAGTTTCTAGATTGAAGTTGTCGCTTAAGTGTGTCTGGTTATGctatggtaatttccccattggggcacaataaaggtattctattctatttttgTGGCAGATCTACGCCAGGAGCTAGCTGTACGTCAGAAGGAAAGACGTTCATCCAGCAGTCTGTGCAAAGATACAGACCGACTAGACCTGGGTTGCCCCCCGGCTGGAAGCCCATCCATCCCAGTCACACCGTCCAAACCTCTGAACTCGTTTATGACGCCTCCTGCTTCCAGTATCCGGCGAGGTAAATACATTGCACAATTCGATACCAGCCAACTTTGCATTAGCATAAAATGTGTTTACctaatgttttgctttgttttaggTGACTCTCTAACAGGGACTCCCCTGACAACGTCAACAAGAATATCTGCACTCAACATTGTGGGAGAGCTTTTGAGAAAAGTTGGCGTAAGAGATTTTACAGATATTCTCTTAAACCCAGAAATCTTAGTGATTTACTTATTGATCAGTAAATGTACTGATTTTTGACATTTCCAAATAATCTGTATTGGTCTGCTACTGGGTATAGTCAGTCACTACTGGAAGCATTTTATGCAACTAAAATTACTTGGTGTATCAGTGTGAATGACTTGctaaaatacatacatttatctTACATCACATGGGCTATTGAAATCAGCCTTTGAAAAGTCTATACCCCCTGAATTTTACCTCCTACAATATTACAGTGCTATGATTATAACTGAACGTGTTTTTCAATCTCTGCTAGAATCTGGAGTCCAAGTTGGCATCCTGTCGAGACTTTGTGTACGACACGTCTGTCAgcagaccagcccttcctgCTGTCCCTTGTAGTCCCTCTGGTTTAGAAACAGGCCCTGAGGTCCAGGCTACCAGCAtgagtcctcctcctcagtaTGACAGGTGAGGTTTAAAAAGACCATTTAAATCTAACATGCTGCCTTTATCCTCTGTACTAACTTTGTCTGAAAATTTGCAAGATGTGCACTCTTATTACATGTCGTTCATTctggttgttttggttttttcgTGATCTTTTTCTTGTATGCTGTGTAAGTAAATTGTGACCAACTCTTTCAGTCATAGTGGATACAAGTTGTTGACTGTGTGCTATATCTGTCTCACAGTTTAGTGAAGCGGTTAGAGTTTGGACCAGCTCCTTCAAGAGGGATCTCTCAGGGTGCCCAGTCCCCACAGGGAGGGGTCAAGATCCTGCTATGAGACAAAAGACCAGCCTCCCCTTCAATAAAGCCACCCTGACCACAAATACACCCCCCCTCCCATAAATTACAGCAGTGGGACTTTGAACTGTCTTCCCTGCACACCGCACCTGCTGCTCTTTACCTCACGTAATCAGCGCATGAACGTCTCGTATCTCACGGTGCAGAACTACAGCTTAAAACCCAGGAATGCAGGACCTGCTCACACCATGTCTTCTGCTGAATCTTTGATGTTACTGAGTAGCTTCGTGTGTTGGATCAAGCACAGCAGGGCTTTTGAAACTTTATCTTTTCCAGAAGACACACATAGGGTAGTTCCACTGTAGATGAAAATCTGGTTGGCTTCATTTCTTTTTGGAAATGTAAAAGTCTGCTTTTATTTGGTAAACTGTTGCATGTAGGATTAATCAAAAAGGCTGCTGTGAAGTCGCTGATGAGTGGGTCAATGTCAAGTGGTGCAGTTGCGGGATTTCTAGTCTCATTAGCATAGGAAACCTTAattaaggttaaaaaaaaaaacacatttgagtATTAGCCTCTGTTACTCTGTGTGTACTTTAAACATTCCATTCCAGATTCTAAACTACATCAACAGCAGGTTTGCTAAATTGAAAGCTGCCCAGGTCAGGTAGCAATGACATTTACAGCTTAGTCTGATGCTAGTACTTATTCATAAATGTGGCAGCGTGGAAATTCAATTACTCCCTTACCTAGGAGATTTAGGCATCACTGCCTTCAGTTTTAGCTTTGTACTAAACGTTTTAATGACCCTGATACCTTACACGCTTGTTAGACACACAAAGAATATTCTTTATATAAACATCTGATAAATGTGAAAAAGGAGTAGGTTTCTGCCTCTGATATGATTTGCCATGTTGCACATTTATGATCTCCTCCTAGAAAGTTTGAACCGCTGTTGTTTGGACTTTAGGGTTGTAGGTCGGCATGTGCACTGCTGAATGTGAAGTGATATATGTCTTATATTTGTATGTGAACTGTTATCAAAGGTGTGAATGCTTACAAAACCAAGCAATAATAGATTTTAACAATTGAAGATAAGCACAGTTGATCGTATATTTGTGTAAGTAAATACAGTTTATCTTGAAAGACCAAATGCTAATGGACATTGTGTAAAGGGAAATAATTGACACATGTTCCCCTAGATGTGGAATACTGCCATTCAACGGCTCAGTAAGCAGATAGTACAGCACATATCTCAGTATCAAAGCTGTACTCACAGTAGCGTATGTGTAGAAATAGCTTGATCCATGATGCAgttcctgcttctctgctgtcGCTAACGTTAATTGGAACCCACGACCACTGTGTACTGTGCGGGTTTGTATACTGCATCTGCTACTGCATTAGGACTTTAAACTGTATGTGCCTGAAGTACGAAACCCAGCATTTAACCTGTTGGTCTGCTGCTGACGTTTTCTACTGTATAATGTTCTGCTGGGACCGAGACAGAAACATTAAAGGGAGAAAGTTGACGCTTTTTAAAAAGGCCTTTATTTCTTGTGCAAGTGGTTCAACAATTAATACATATGAATGGTGTCATGTAAACATCATTGATTACATATAATCGTATCAAATGAGAATGAATTGGTTTGGAGTAATGGGGGAGGAGCTTAAACTTGTAAATCTGGACAAGGGAAGACATTTTTAAGACGTGAGTGCAGCCGAGTGGCTCCTACTTGGAAAAACCTGAAAAGGCTTTTTGCCCTGAAACACCGGAATGTGAGGGATCTAAACTCTACAAACAATACAGGTGAAAGTAATATAAATCAGTGAATTtagacaaaggaaatatttgTTGGGGTACAAACTGCAGCACTGAGTTAAAGTAGACTGGAAAAGCAACATCTGCCCACATATCCAATCTGATGAGCCACTTCAGCGCTGCTCTGAAACACTAACAGCAGTCACAGGCATCAGAACGACATTCAGTGATTGTTACAGAGCTGAAGATTTACACAACGTCTCTACTACAGGTTCCATGGTGACTTATTGTGGAGACTCGAGGCCTCGCTGGCAGGTAAGTGTAATTAGAAGCACCTATTTTCGTGGACAAATCCTTGCATAAGACTAATGAGTCATTGAGTGCCGTACAGTACAAAGTCGgtgtaaatgaaagaaaatctgaaaacagcaaatcacacatcagcagagcagagccacCAAAACAAGTCACCCAGCTGATATCAAGTCTTTCTAACTGTATTGTGTTAAAAAAAGGTGCAAGAAGACAGGTCACTACTGAAGATGgaagaaatatatatttttgaagTGACTTGGAAGAAGTAAATAGCACGGGTGTTAGTTATTCTTCGTCGTAAGCGGCTGGCCCCCTCTACTCCGTGGACTTGGTTCCGTTGAAGTCGCCCTGAGagtcggcctcctcctccgagGCGTCCTCCACCACCCTGCGGCCTCCGCCCATGCGGCGAGGCGCGCTGCCGAAGGACGGCTCGTTCCCGCGTCTAGAGGgccacagacaaacaggaagacgAGAACACGATGAGCGGTGAACAGCGCACATGCGGCAGCTTCCGGGGTCGTTAATGTTCGTTTGAAACCACTGGGGTGTTACACACTACAAGAGGAACAATGAAATGCAGGATCACAAGTTACGGGTTAAGCACGCTGTTTTCAATGGAACTCATTTGAATCCTGACTCAGGAAAATGAGTTTGGTTTATGGCAATTAAACCAAGCACTGAGAAAAACATGGCCCCCAAAAAATGGATGGAATGGAGTTCAAATAGTGCGGTGTAACATTGTCTTCCAATGGGCAATTATTAGCAGCTGATGAGCCATATTTCTCTCAGTCAGGCTCCATGGCAGAAATGACAGGATTAAGAGTGTGCACGGGGGAATGAAAAGTCCTGGAAGTTGATGGAAAATGGTGACGGGAAA encodes the following:
- the LOC114862888 gene encoding pannexin-1-like translates to MAIAHVAKEYVFSDFLLKDHAEGKYKGVRLELAIDKIVTLLAVGLPLFLISLAFTQEVSVGTQISCFAPSTFSMKQAVYVDSFCWAAAQQQAANSPLWLHKFFPYILLFLATIMYIPALFWNFTAAPHLSSDLNFILEELDRFYDHGIKLAKNLGSLDGKDTPEDTRRSALDLTEGCFKYPLVEQYLNTKRFSHWLVVKYLTCRGLTLLILLLACLYLGYYIQLASYIDEFSCDLRTGLLRNDSTVPSAVQCKLVAVGVFRLLSYTNLVVYVLLVPLVLYAAIGPARQSSSFLRPYEILPGFGALGVVTPFYNDLSIYLLFLQENLSELKSFKCLQVLELLQEAGGEGLDPMCILRTLGQMKTDMLDNKKRCSGKNKDTNKPEE
- the LOC114862427 gene encoding pannexin-1-like isoform X1; protein product: MAIAHVATEYVFSDFLLKDHAEGKYKGVRLELAIDKIVTLLAVGLPLFLISLAFAQEVSVGTQISCFAPSTFSMKQAVYVDSFCWAAVQQQAANSPLWLHKFFPYILLFLATIMYVPALFWRFTAAPHLSSDLNFILEELDRFYNRGIKLAKNLASLDGKDTPEDTRGSALDLTEGCFKYPLVEQYLNTKRFSHWLVVKYLTCRGLTLLILLLACLYLGYYIQLASYIDEFSCDLRTGLLRNDSTVPSAVQCKLVAVGVFRLLSYTNLVVYVLLVPLVLHAAIGPARQSSSFLRPYEILPGFGALGVVTPFYNDLSIYLLFLQENLSELKSFKCLQVLELLQEAGGEGLDPMCILRTLGQVKTDMLDNKKRCSGKNKDTNKPEE
- the LOC114862427 gene encoding pannexin-1-like isoform X2, yielding MAIAHVATEYVFSDFLLKDHAEGKYKGVRLELAIDKIVTLLAVGLPLFLISLAFAQEVSVGTQISCFAPSTFSMKQAVYVDSFCWAAVQQQAANSPLWLHKFFPYILLFLATIMYVPALFWRFTAAPHLSSDLNFILEELDRFYNRGIKLAKNLASLDGKDTPEDTRGALDLTEGCFKYPLVEQYLNTKRFSHWLVVKYLTCRGLTLLILLLACLYLGYYIQLASYIDEFSCDLRTGLLRNDSTVPSAVQCKLVAVGVFRLLSYTNLVVYVLLVPLVLHAAIGPARQSSSFLRPYEILPGFGALGVVTPFYNDLSIYLLFLQENLSELKSFKCLQVLELLQEAGGEGLDPMCILRTLGQVKTDMLDNKKRCSGKNKDTNKPEE
- the LOC114862427 gene encoding pannexin-1-like isoform X3, which produces MKQAVYVDSFCWAAVQQQAANSPLWLHKFFPYILLFLATIMYVPALFWRFTAAPHLSSDLNFILEELDRFYNRGIKLAKNLASLDGKDTPEDTRGSALDLTEGCFKYPLVEQYLNTKRFSHWLVVKYLTCRGLTLLILLLACLYLGYYIQLASYIDEFSCDLRTGLLRNDSTVPSAVQCKLVAVGVFRLLSYTNLVVYVLLVPLVLHAAIGPARQSSSFLRPYEILPGFGALGVVTPFYNDLSIYLLFLQENLSELKSFKCLQVLELLQEAGGEGLDPMCILRTLGQVKTDMLDNKKRCSGKNKDTNKPEE
- the LOC114852454 gene encoding nuclear distribution protein nudE homolog 1, producing the protein MVEPATHKFASLEEELGFWKDQALRHQQRAEEAHDELQEFQQMSRDYEAELETELKQCERRNKELLLDNNRLCMELETIKEKFETQHSEALRHISTLEDNLTETRAVRDHLQKYIRELEQSNDDLERTKRATIMSLEDFEQRMNHVIERNAFLESELDEKENLLESVQRLKDEARDLRQELAVRQKERRSSSSLCKDTDRLDLGCPPAGSPSIPVTPSKPLNSFMTPPASSIRRGDSLTGTPLTTSTRISALNIVGELLRKVGNLESKLASCRDFVYDTSVSRPALPAVPCSPSGLETGPEVQATSMSPPPQYDSLVKRLEFGPAPSRGISQGAQSPQGGVKILL